One Campylobacter sputorum subsp. sputorum DNA segment encodes these proteins:
- a CDS encoding TIGR00282 family metallophosphoesterase, with protein sequence MRVGFIGDVIGRPGREILISNVKEVKKTYKLDFVVANCENASGGFGINSKNAIEILKSGVDVITGGNHSFDQKDIVGLMDEMPILRPYNHYDGVSGKGIINLKKDNKNLCVINLMGNYGLNITNNAFLSAKEAIAKSESKNILIDFHAEATSEKRAMMCYLNGEVSAIFGTHTHIGTDDLQIYNGTAYVTDVGLSGNYFDIIGFKASSPIKSFLTGLKHSFSVDKNAKRAFQMVVFDTDDNGKAVDAFKIRLIDGIDEILIQRAIFAK encoded by the coding sequence ATGAGAGTTGGTTTTATAGGCGATGTTATAGGAAGACCCGGCAGGGAAATTCTTATATCAAATGTTAAAGAAGTTAAAAAAACTTATAAACTTGATTTTGTTGTAGCAAACTGCGAAAATGCAAGTGGTGGATTTGGTATAAATTCTAAAAATGCTATTGAGATTTTAAAAAGCGGCGTTGATGTTATAACTGGTGGAAATCATAGTTTTGATCAAAAAGATATAGTTGGTTTGATGGATGAAATGCCGATACTTCGCCCTTATAATCATTATGATGGCGTTAGTGGCAAAGGCATTATAAATTTAAAAAAAGATAACAAAAATTTATGCGTTATTAATTTGATGGGAAATTATGGGCTTAACATTACAAATAACGCTTTTTTATCGGCAAAAGAAGCGATTGCAAAAAGTGAAAGCAAAAATATACTGATTGATTTTCACGCTGAAGCAACTAGCGAAAAAAGAGCTATGATGTGCTATTTAAATGGCGAAGTTAGTGCTATTTTTGGAACCCATACTCATATTGGGACTGATGATTTGCAAATTTACAATGGAACTGCTTATGTAACAGATGTTGGGCTTAGTGGAAATTATTTTGATATCATAGGCTTTAAGGCAAGTTCACCCATTAAAAGCTTTTTAACTGGCTTAAAACACTCTTTTAGTGTAGATAAAAATGCCAAAAGAGCTTTTCAAATGGTTGTTTTTGATACAGATGATAATGGCAAAGCTGTAGATGCTTTTAAGATTAGATTAATAGATGGCATTGATGAAATTTTAATTCAAAGGGCAATTTTTGCAAAGTGA
- a CDS encoding 3-methyladenine DNA glycosylase, producing the protein MQSDELFIAILKSGIKVNDCWWPNYGTFEVVVGAILTQNTKWNNVENSLENLKNANLLNLEKIANCDILFLSELIKPSGFHNVKSKRLNMLCKNILKDFGDFDSFVNLVSRKWLISQKGIGFESCDAILCYACKRDIMVVDNYTKKILSKLNYEFESYDEAREWLEGMDMQIICDYYGENLSINEIYARFHGAIVEFCKLHLKGNKFSKQADEILAKFIDF; encoded by the coding sequence TTGCAAAGTGATGAACTTTTTATAGCTATTTTAAAATCTGGCATTAAAGTAAATGATTGCTGGTGGCCAAATTACGGAACATTTGAAGTAGTAGTTGGTGCTATTTTAACACAAAATACAAAATGGAATAATGTTGAAAATTCTTTAGAAAATTTAAAAAATGCAAATTTATTAAATTTAGAAAAAATAGCAAATTGTGATATTTTGTTTTTAAGTGAACTTATAAAACCAAGTGGTTTTCATAATGTAAAATCAAAAAGATTAAATATGCTTTGCAAAAATATATTAAAAGATTTTGGAGATTTTGATAGTTTTGTAAATTTAGTAAGTAGAAAATGGCTTATTTCCCAAAAGGGAATAGGTTTTGAGAGTTGTGATGCCATACTTTGTTATGCTTGTAAGCGTGATATAATGGTTGTTGATAATTATACGAAAAAAATATTATCAAAACTAAATTATGAATTTGAAAGTTACGATGAAGCTAGAGAGTGGTTAGAGGGTATGGATATGCAAATAATATGTGATTATTATGGAGAAAATCTTAGCATAAACGAAATTTATGCTAGATTTCATGGAGCCATAGTCGAGTTTTGTAAACTGCACTTAAAGGGAAATAAATTTAGCAAACAAGCAGATGAAATCCTTGCAAAATTTATAGATTTCTAA
- the fliP gene encoding flagellar type III secretion system pore protein FliP (The bacterial flagellar biogenesis protein FliP forms a type III secretion system (T3SS)-type pore required for flagellar assembly.) — protein MRAVILFFIFAVSLIGAEPTIPTVNLSLSAPDTPQQLVTSLNVLIVLTLLALAPSLIFMMTSFLRLVIVFSFMRQAMGTQQMPPNTILISLAMILTFFIMEPVGKQAYDDGIKPYLSEQIGYQEAFVKGSKPFKDFMIRNTRQKDLALFFRIRNLENPATVDDIPFSIAISAFVISELKTAFEIGFLLYLPFLVIDMVVSSVLMSMGMMMLPPTMISLPFKLLIFVLVDGWNLLIGNLIASFH, from the coding sequence TTGAGAGCAGTTATACTATTTTTTATATTTGCTGTTAGCTTAATTGGTGCTGAGCCTACTATACCAACCGTAAATTTAAGCCTTAGTGCACCAGATACACCGCAGCAACTTGTAACATCTTTAAATGTTTTAATAGTTTTAACCCTTCTTGCTCTTGCTCCTAGTCTTATTTTTATGATGACAAGTTTTTTAAGACTTGTGATTGTTTTTTCTTTTATGAGACAAGCAATGGGAACACAGCAAATGCCTCCAAATACGATACTAATTTCTCTTGCTATGATACTAACATTTTTTATTATGGAGCCTGTTGGAAAACAAGCCTATGATGATGGTATAAAGCCTTATTTATCAGAGCAGATTGGATATCAAGAAGCATTTGTAAAAGGCTCAAAACCTTTTAAAGATTTTATGATAAGAAATACTAGGCAAAAAGATTTAGCCCTGTTTTTTCGCATAAGAAATTTAGAAAATCCAGCAACAGTTGATGACATACCTTTTAGCATAGCAATATCTGCGTTTGTTATAAGCGAACTGAAAACAGCATTTGAAATAGGCTTTTTGCTTTATCTTCCATTTTTAGTTATAGATATGGTTGTTAGCTCAGTGCTTATGTCTATGGGTATGATGATGTTGCCGCCAACTATGATCTCACTTCCTTTTAAGCTTCTTATCTTTGTTTTGGTTGATGGATGGAATTTGCTGATAGGAAATCTTATAGCGAGCTTTCATTGA
- a CDS encoding DMT family transporter: protein MEKTALFTAAFCMAFANFFFFYSVKYIGITITVLIYATCPILTAILESIIYKTKVRKMLYATSLIIIFGLFIAIKDNIKFDEMLNIFFCLIGLICFSIIYIILSNKKQVDRRSVITLCGLMLFFFALPFANIKINLQDFCLLFFMGFFLTSISRLAIGYGAMFILGAEVTLICVLESILAPIWGHIILGEIVNLNMIIGGAISIFAIIFYISMKARYKISYQQIPSINQNKDKKLKRK from the coding sequence ATAGAAAAAACTGCTCTTTTTACGGCTGCATTTTGTATGGCTTTTGCAAATTTTTTCTTTTTTTACTCAGTAAAATATATAGGCATTACTATAACTGTTTTAATTTATGCAACCTGCCCTATTTTAACTGCGATTTTAGAAAGCATAATTTACAAAACAAAAGTCAGAAAAATGCTTTATGCAACATCTTTAATTATAATTTTTGGTCTTTTCATAGCTATAAAAGATAACATTAAATTTGATGAAATGTTAAATATATTTTTTTGTTTAATTGGTTTAATCTGTTTTAGCATAATTTATATCATACTTAGCAATAAAAAACAAGTAGATAGAAGAAGTGTAATAACACTTTGTGGTTTAATGCTGTTTTTCTTCGCGCTTCCTTTTGCAAATATAAAGATAAATTTACAAGATTTTTGTTTGTTATTTTTTATGGGATTTTTTCTAACAAGTATATCAAGGTTAGCTATAGGTTATGGAGCAATGTTTATTTTAGGAGCTGAAGTTACGCTAATATGTGTTTTAGAAAGCATACTAGCTCCGATTTGGGGTCATATAATCCTTGGCGAAATTGTAAATTTAAATATGATTATAGGCGGGGCTATAAGTATTTTCGCAATAATCTTTTATATATCAATGAAAGCTCGCTATAAGATTTCCTATCAGCAAATTCCATCCATCAACCAAAACAAAGATAAGAAGCTTAAAAGGAAGTGA